The window TTTATTTGGAAATAGATCAAATATAGAAAATATTGATTTGAATAGTTCAAATACAGAAGTAGAAAAATTTATTAGAAAAAAAATAGAATCCTCTATTATTTCTACTCAGAATATTTTAATATCTAGAATAGATCAATTTGGAATAATACAACCAAATATACAAAGAATAAAGAATTCTAATAGAATTTTAATAGAATTATCTGGAATAAAAAATATAGATAGAATAAAAAATATTTTAGAAAAAAAAGCAAAATTACATTTTTTTGAAACTTATAATTTTAACGAAATTTTCCCATATTTTAATGTTATTAATAATTTTTTTAATAAAAAATTAAATAATAACATTAAAAAAAAATCTTTTATAGATATTTTGAATATTTCTTATATAAAGGATACAAATACAATAGGATTAGTTCATAAAAAATATAAAAAAATAATTTCTGAATTTTTGAATTCAACGGAGGCTACAAATGCTTTACCATATAATTTACATAACATAAAATTTTTATGGGGACATAAAAGCGTTTCTAACGATGATTTTTTTACACTTTTTGCTGTAAAAAAAAATGATGAAGAAATGTCATCTTCTTTGACAGGAGATATGGTTACTCGTGCTTATAAATCTTTTGGTTCTTTTGATGAAATATCCATAAATATAAAAATGAATCAAGAAGGAACTAAAAAATGGAAAATATTTACTGAAAAAAATATTGGTAGAGGGATAGCAATAGTACTTGATGATTTAGTTTATACATGTCCTGTAGTAAAATCTGTTATACCAAATGGTATATCTCAAATATCTGGACGTTTTTCTATACAAGAATCTAATGATTTGGTAAATGTATTAAATGCAGGAGAATTACCTACTTCTGTAAAAATTGTTCAAACTTCAATTGTAGGACCTTCTTTGGGAAAAGAATCGATTCAAAAAGGTGTAAAATCTTTTTTAATAGCTTTATTTTTTGTTTTTTTTTGGATGATTTTTTATTATTTAATTCCAGGATTGTATGCTAATATTGTTTTAATTTTTAATATAATATTTATTTTTGGTGTTCTTATTTCCATAAATGCTGTATTAACTTTTCCTGGAATTGCAGGAGTAATATTAACATTAGCAATATCCATGGATGGTCATATTCTTATTTATGAAAGAATTAAGGAAAATATAAAAAATAAAATCCCCATTACAACATCTATTAATGATAGTTATACATTTAAGGGAGCTTTATCGTCTATTCTAGATGGACAAATTACTACTTTATTATGTGGAATTATTTTATTCTATTTCGGAATAGGACCAATTAGAGGATTTTCTACAACTTTAATTATTGGGATCATCATTTCTGTATTTACTTCAACTTGTTTAGGAAGGCTATTTTTAGAATGGCATTTAAAAAAAAATCCAAATATTATTTTTTATAATAAAATATTTGTTTTTATCTTTCATAAGATTATGAATATACAATGGGATTTTTTATCCAAAAGAAAATGGTTTTACATGATTTCTTCTGCTCTTTTAATTATTAGTATATATTCAATAATTTTTAAAGGATTAAATTTAGGATTAGATTTTGTTGGAGGACGTTCTTATGTAATTATTTTTGATCGTAAAATAATTCCTGAAAAAATTTCGGAAATTTTATCAAAAACATTTATAGAAAACAATAAACCTTCATTTCCACATGTCAAAACATTTGGACAAAAAAATAAACTAAAAATAGTGACTAAATACAAAATATGGGAAGAAAATAATAAAGTAGACGAAGAAATATTGAAAAAAATGTTTTTTGCTTTGAAAAATTATTTTCCTATTGATTTTAATGATTTTAAAAATATAAAAAAAAACAAATATTTAGGTCTTTTATCTTCTGAAAAAGTAGGCCCTTTAATAGCTAAAAAATTGATTTATAAATCTTTTATTTCTATTATAATTTCTTTAATAGGAATATTTTTTTACATCTTTATAAGATTCAAAAAATGGCAATTTGGATTAGGAGCTGTAGTATCTCTTATACATGATTCCATCATTGTACTTGGAATATTTTCTTTTTTTCAAAAAAAATTTCCAATTATGGAAATTGATCAAAATTTTATAGCGGCATTATTGACTATAATAGGTTACTCTATTAATGATACAGTGATAGTTTATGATAAAATTAGAAAAATTTCGGTAAAAAAAATATTTACAAAAAATGTTGTTAATAATGGAATTTCTAATTCTATTAGTAGAACTATAAATACTTCATTTCTTACTTTATTAGTAATTTCTATACTTTTATTATTTGGAGGTCTTGCTATTCGTAGTTTTATGTTTGCTTTATTTATTGGAGTAAGTATTGGAACTTATTCCTCCATATTTATAGCTCCATCTATAGTATATGATTGTTGTAAAATAAAAATATAGAAAAATGAAAAATTTTTTGTTTATTAGTATTGAAGAAAGCTTTTTTATTATTTTTGTAGCGATACTCATATTTGGTCCTAAAAAAATACCGGATATAGCTCGTGGTTTAGGAGAAGGAATACGATATTTTAAAAATGCTAAAGAAAAAATTAAAAATGAAATTATAATGCAAAATAATATCAATAAACCTATTAAAGATAAAAAAATAAAGAAAAATATACCTCCTTATTCTATAAAACGAAATAATAATTAATAATTTTTTCTATAATCTTTTATTTTAGATTTTTCTATTAAAACATCTCCTAATTTTTCTAAAATATTTTTGCTTAAAAAAGAATTTAAAAGTTCTCTTTCATAAGAAATAGAAGAAGGATTCTTATATGTATATGTACTAAAACGTTTTAATGGTCTTATAAAAAAAACACCACTGTTACCTAATATAGGATTAGAAGTTTCATATAATTTTGAAGAAAAAGCATACCCCACTATTTTTGGTTCTTTGCAATTATTTATGATAGAATTATAGAAATTTATTTTATAAAATTTATTTATTTTTTTAGAAAAATGTAAAGCTATATTTTCCAAATTTTTATGAATTAATTCATTTTTTATTATTTTATTAAAATAAATTTTTAATTTATTATTAATTAAATATGGAGTTAAATTATTTTTTATTTTTTCAATAGAAATTCCTTTTTTTTGAATTTTAGATAAAATTACTATAATATAATCTTTATTTGCAGTAGAAAAAATTTTTATATCTCCCTTTTTTCTATTTTTTTCATAAGACCAATTGATAATTTTTTTATCTAATTCCGTATTTAATCCATTAATATTCCATTGATTATTTTTTACTTCTTCTAAAAAAATTGTTTCATATCTTTTTTTTCTTGCATTGTTAATAAATGTATTTAAATTAGAATTTTTATTTTTTTCCACAAATTTAACAATATTTTTATGAAACATTTTTTCCGTTTTTTTTGATGGAAAAAGTGTTTTTATTATTATAGCAAACTGATAAACAGGTTTAATATCTTTTTTATTATCTATTTTTATAATATGATAACCAAATTTAGTTTCAGTAATCCCTATCATTCCTATTTTATTTTCTGAAGAAAAAATATCAAATTTTCCTGGAAAATTTTGTTCTCCATATTTCATCCATCCTAAACTACCTTTATTTATTTTAGCATTCATAAAATCATCAGATTTTTTTTCAACTAAATAATTGAATCTATTAGGATTTTTTTTAATAGTATTATATATTTTTTTAGCTATTTTTTCAGCTTCTTTTTTGGTTCTACTATTATAATAACGTATAGCTTCTTTATGAGAAATTAATATATGACTGGATAAAACAGAATTATGTATCATTTTTTTTCCTGTTAATTTAGCCATGATATAAATGTTATTTTCTTTCACTGGACCAAACATACTTCCAATACTATTATTGTTTTTTACAAAATTTTGAAAAATAGGAGGAAGGTTTTTTTTTAAATAAAAATTAGAATCAAAAGGTTTTTCAGATTGATTAGAAACAATTATAGAATGATGATTGGAATCTTTAAATTTATAAAATAATTTTTTCATTTTATAATCCATATTTTTCTCATCAAACAATGAAGGATGAGAACGAAAAATAACGAAACTCAAACTCCTTAAATCTTCTTTTTTATAAAGAAATTTATTTTTTTTAATATAATTACAAATATCATTATTACTTATAGAATTATATTTTTTTTCTATTTCGGAATAAGGGATAAAAATATAATCAATGATAGAAAAAAAATTTTTATTTTTATAATTTAATTCAGCTTCTATAGAAGAAGTATTAAATCCATACATTAACATTTCTACATATTTTCTTGCGATAATCCTTTTTTTAATGTTATTTTTTTCATAATCCCAAATATTTTTTTCCTCTTCTATTTGAGGCGTTATAGATGTTACATTTCTAGATAATTTTTCTAAATTTTTCAAATATAATTGGAATTTTTTTATATCCATTTTCCCCTTTTTATCTTGAAAATCTATAATTTTACTATATATAGATTGTTTTTTAATAGCATTCCAAAAATCTTTTTTTGTATTTTGTATTCCTAATTTTACTGCCTGTTGATTTAATACTTTTTCATTAACTAATAATTTCCAAGCATCATTTTTTAAATAAAAATCAGGTTCTTCTTCACGAAATCGTTTCAAAAATTGAAAACAATCAAGATATTCTTTTACAGAAATATTCTCTCCATTTACTTTTCCTATTACATTTGAATTTTTATAAAAAAATTTTAATAAAAAGTTAGGATCTAATATGAAAAAAATTAAAGAAATTCCTATAAATAAGAAAATAAACCATGTATTTTTTCTAATTTTTTCTAAAAAACTCATTTTATAAATTTTTTTGAAGAAAAACTTCTTCTATTTTATTTTTAGATACTTTTTTTATTTCAATATAAAAATTTTTATTAATGATAATTATTTCTCCATATTTTGGAATATTTCCTGTGTAAGTAACGATAAGACCTCCTAAAGTTTCGTATTTTTCAGATTTAGGAAGATCTATATTATATTTAGCATTAATAAAATCAATTTCTAAACGTGCAGAAAATAAAAATTTTTTATCATTTAATTTTTTATCCAATAAAATATTCTCATCATGTTCATCTTTTATATCTCCAATAAATTCTTCCAAAATATCTTCTATGGTTATCATTCCTGCAGTTCCTCCATATTCATCTAAAACTATAGCTATGCTTCTTTTTTTTCTAATTAAAAGATCCATTATTTCTCTAACAGGAGTCGTTACATAAACCAATTCAACGGATCTAATTATAGATTCAATATTTTTTGGTTTTTTTAATAATTCTAAATAATGAATGTATCCAATAATATTATCTATATTATCTTGATAAATTACTATTTTAGATAACCCTTTTTCTGTGAATAAGTTACGAATATTATCCATAGAAAAAAATCTTATATTAGAAGAAATAATTTCTTTTCTAGGAACCATACATTCTCGCGCTTTTTTTTCAGAAAAATCCAAAGCTTTGTGAAAAATTTCAATTTCAAATTCAACGAATCCTTTCTCTTTTACATCGTTTTCTATATTTTCTGATAAAAAATAAATTAAATCTTCTTTATCAAAAATTTTTTTTTTATTATTTTCCTTTTCTCCTAAAATTTTCAAAAAAACATTAGATATCCAAATAACTGAATTTGTAATAGGAGAAAAAATTTTGCATATAATATATGCAGGTACAATAAATAAACTCAATAATTCGTTAGAATATACACTAAATATTATTTTAGGAATAAATTCTCCCATAATTAAAATAACAGTAGCAGAAAAAACCGTTTCTAAAAAAAAAATCCATAAAGAATTATCAAAAAATTCTTTTGGTAGAATAGAAAAAAATAATTTTCCCATATAAATACCATATATAACTAAAGAGATCGTATTCCCTATCAACATTGTTGTTATGAATTTTTTAGGATCATTAATACTCTTAGAAAGAAGTTTAGAACGAAATGAATCTTTTTTCTTTTCTAATTCTATTTGAAATAAACTAGAAGAAATTAAGGCCATTTCCATTCCAGAAAAAAAAGCAGATATAAGTATAGTGATAAAAACTATACTAATATAAAAAATCATACAATTTTATTATATTGGAAAAATACCGCTAATATTTTTTAATTTAATTTTTTTTAAATCATCAGAAGCTTCTATTCCATTGATAGCATGTAAAATTGTCCCATCTGAATTATATATAGTTGTATATTTTCTATTAAATATCTTTTTTTGTTTTTTGTTCCAAAATATTTCTTCTGTTTTCAAAAAATATCCTTTAGGATTCATAATTTTTATGTTTCCTTTAATATGATAAAGTATTTTACCAATTGATTTAACCCAATTTGCCCTAAGATAAGTATATTTATTAGAGTTTCTTTCATAAAGAAATATAGAAACACCATTTGGAAATAAAGTGTAAAAAGTATATTCTTTTATAATAGGTGAATAAATAATAAATTTCAATAATCCTTTTTCTTTAAATAAAAGACTCGTTTTAATAAAAATTTTTTTAGGAATTTTTATTGTATTTTTTTTTATAAAATATTTTTTTTTTTTGCAAGAAAAAAGAAAAAAAAACAATAAAAAAAATATGATGATAAAATTTTTTGATTTATTACTTATTATTTTATTTATTGTACTTTTGTTAATTGTTTATCTTATTTAAGGTATCTTAGCTCAGTTGGTAGAGCAAAGGACTGAAAATCCTTGTGTCCCCGGTTCGATTCCGGGAGATACCATTATATCCCTAGTTCTTTTTTGACTTCTTCGGTAATATCTCCTCCTTTATTAACAATAACTCCTTTTCCAGGACTACAATCATCAACTCTTATAATATTTTTATCTTTATTTATTACTTTATTAATTGCATTTTCTATCTTTTTATATATAGGATTTAATAATTTATTTTGTTGATTTGTCAAATCATCTGCTGCAATTTTTTGATATGCATGAGCTCTTGCTTGCAAAATTTCTAATTCTTTTTTTAAAATGGGATTTTTATTTTTTTTAAATTTTTCTGCTTTTTTATGAAATTCCTTTGCTAATTTATCTAAAATATTTTCATGCATTTTACTAATTTTATCTAACTCCTTTTGAGCAATAGAAAATTCTGGCATTTTTTCTATAAGAACCATACTATTCAGACAAACTATTTTTTGATAACATTCTTTAGAAAAAGAAAAAAATGAATATCCAAATAAAAAGAAAAATAATAAAAAATAAAAAATTGTATTTTTTTTCATATGATTTTTGTGTTTATTAGATTACAAATCTTTTCCTACAATAAAATGTGTTTTCCATCTATATTTCATTTGATCAATTATATCTATAGGATATCCAAAATCTATTCCTATAATTCCTATTGGTATCCAAAAAAAACGAAATCCAAATCCAAAAGATTTATTCATTATTAGTGGATTATAATTTTTATAAGAATCACTTAAATTTCCTCCTTCTATAAAAAAAGTTGTCCAAATTTTAAATTTGGAAAAATCTTTAATCAAATAACGCATTTCTAAAACAAATTTGTTGTAAATCACCCCTCCGTAATTTGGAATATTATATTTAAAATTTTTTGTATTAGGAGAATATCCCCTTAACGGAATATGATCTATATTTTCTGATCCCAATGACCTATTTTGCACTCCACCCATATAAAACTTTTGAAAAGAAAATAATTCTTTTGAATTATTATATTGTCCTAAATATCCAAATTCTCCTCCTACTTTAAATACCATGTTTTTTATAATTTTTTTATACCAAAAAAAAATTATTTTAAACTTAAAATACTCCATCCATTTCATTTTATTTTCTTCATTTTGTTTTATAATCATAGAGTATGGAAGAGTAAATAGACTGTTCAATTGTATTTTTGAACCTCTAAATGGAAAAATAATATCTGGCTCAGTAGAAACTCTTTGCAATGAAATTAAATAACTAAGATTATTGAATTTACGTTTATTAAATAAATGAGATGAAATATCTCTTTTGTAAGAAAATTTTTCATAATCTATAGATGCTAAAATACTAGAATAAGGATCTAAAAAAGTTAAAAACTTGTTAAAGTTAATAGAAGTTGCTATTTTTTCAAATAATTGTTTTTCTTCATGTAATATTTTAGTGTTCTTATATATTTGAGAAAAAAAATAAAAATCATCCTCATTCTCATTTTTTATTTTTTTTCTTGAATAAGATCCCTTCAAAGTAAGGGATGTTGGATTTTTTTTTTCGATCCAATATATCCAAGGTTCTGTAAAAGAAAAACCATATGAGGCAAAATCTTTTCCTAATTGACTAAAAATAATTAATTTTTGTCCATCTCCTTGAGGAATAGGATTCCATGAATTCCATTTAAAAAAATTTTTAAAAGAAAAGTTCCCAAAATTTAATTTAAAATTTCCAATAATTTTTTTCATATCTTTTCCTCCAAATCCACCATATAACTGAAATTCATTAGTATTTTTCTCTACAATATGCCATACTATATCTACAAAATTATTTTTTTTATTCGGTTTTATTTCATAATACACTTTTTCAAAAAGATTCAAATCCTCCAAATGTAATAAACTATATCTTATTTTTTTAGGAGAGAAAATATCTCTTGGATAAATTTTTAATTCTCTTCTAATAATATGATCCTTAGTTATTGAATTCCCTAATATATTTACTTTATTTATATATACAGGATGATTTTCTTCTATTTGTATTTCTAAATCAATTTTATTATCTATTATTTTTTTTTCTATAGGTATTATATTAACGAATAAATAACCTAAATCTAAATAATTAGATAGAATACTGTTAGTAAAAACAGTATTAAAAATATTTTTTTGGATTCCAATTTTATTATAAATATCTCCTTTTTTGTAAGAAAAAATTTTATTTAAATAATCTTTTTTTAATTTTTTATTTCCTAAAATATTAATATTTCCTAAATAATATTTATTACCTTCAATTATTTTTATTTTTATTCCATAATTTCCAGAATTTTTTTTCCACACAGAATCCAAAAATACTTGAACGTCCATAAATCCCATAGATAAATATTTATCTATAATATTTTTTAAATCTTTTTTTATATTTTCTTCTACAAAAGAAGGATTTCCTATTATAGGAATGTAAAAACTTTTTTTAATTGTAATCATGAGATTTAACAATTCTTTATTACTAATCATTTTATTTCCTTCAAAAAATATTTCTTCTATTCCTATTTTATTTCCTTTATCAACATGTATAGATAATATATTTTTATTATCTTTTTTAGTTATTTCATTTTTTATATTAATTTCATGAAATCCTTTATTTTTATAATATTCTTGAATTTTATTTTTTATAGTTTGAATTAAATCTCCAGAAATTTTTTCTCCTTTTTTTATTTTTTTTATATTCAAAAATTGATCTTTTCTAATTCCTTTTACTTTTATTTCATCAATTTCTATCAAATCTTCTAATTCAAAAAATAAATCAATTTCATCTTTATATATATTTTTTTTATATACAGATATATCTTTAAAAAGATTGCTATTCCATAATTTTTTAATAGCTATCTGTATTCCATAAGTATCAACTAATTCTCCAGTAGAAATTCCAGATAAATTAGAAATAAAACGATTATCATATTTTGTTTTTCCCATAATATGAATATTCTTTACAATAAAATTTGATTTTTTTTGATTTTGTTTAGGTAAATCAAAATATTCATTTTTATTGAATGAGTATACCTGTTGGATTTGCATTATCATTAATAAATAAAAAATGCTCTTGAGAAAGATATTTTTTTTCATAAATACAAAAAGTTATTCTACGTTTCCAAAACGACGTTTTCTTTTTTGATAATTTATTATAGCTTTGAAAAAATCTTTTTTACGAAAATCAGGCCACAAAATATTTGTAAAATACAATTCTGCATAAGCAGATTGCCAAAGTAAAAAATTACTAATACGTTGTTCTCCACTAGTTCTGATAATTAAATCTACATCTGGTAAATCTTTAGTATATAAATTTTTTTGAAAAAAAGTAAAATCTATATCTTTTAATGAGAATAATCCTTGACAGACTTTTTTAGTAATATTTTTTGTTGCTCTTAAAATTTCTTCTCTTCCACTATAACTTAATGCTAAAATCAAAGTTCCAGATGTATTATGTTTTGTTTTTTTTATGAAAAAAAACAGTTCTTTTTGAATTATTTCAGAAAATTTTTCTATTTCTCCTATAGTGATAATTTTTACGTTTTTTTCATGAATTTCTTTTAAATGAATTTTTAAATTAGTATGAAACAAACGCATTAATCCATCTATTTCTTTTTTAGGCCTTTTCCAATTTTCAGAGGAAAATACATATAAAGTCATATAAGGAATTCCTAATTCTTTACATCCATTTATTGTATCTCTTACAGATTGTATTGCTTTTTCATGCCCAAATGTTCTTAATTTCCCTCTTTTTTCTGCCCAACGACCATTTCCATCCATTATCACAGCTACATGATGAGGTATATTATTATAATCTATTTCTTCTAGTAATTTTTTCATAAAAACATCTTTTACAAAGATATAAATTTCATATTCAATTTCTTTTATCCATTCCCCATAAAAGTTTTTCTCGTAATGTTTTATAATAAGTATTCTTTCTTTCTTGAATCATATATATATAAAAAGGAGCTTTTTGTATGTACAATTCATTATCCTTATTTAAAGAAGTCAATCTAGTATCCATAGATAAAGAATAAGATTTAACACGACTATGTATTTTTAAATGAACTTTTTTATGATCCGATATAATTAATGGACGTGAAAATAAATTATGTGGAGAGATAGGAGTAAGTACAAAATTATTGTTATCCGGACTAATAATAGGTCCACCGCAACTTAAAGAATATCCAGTAGATCCAGTTGGAGTAGAAATAATTAATCCATCTGCCCAATAAGAAGTCAAAAATTCATTATCAATGTAAGCATCTATAGTAATCATAGAAACGGTTTCTTTGCGAATAATTACGATTTCATTTAATGCAAAATTAAAAAACTGATGATGATCCATAATGGAAGTTTTCAAACTTAATAAGCTTCTAGGGATTAAAAGAAATTTTTTATTGAAAATTTGATCTATTTTTTTAATAAAAACATCTTTATTGAAAGTAGCTAAAAAACCTAAATTTCCTGTATTTACTCCAACTATAGGAATTCCAGAATCTCTTATTAATGTTATAGCGGATAAAATCGTACCATCTCCTCCAAAAGTAAACATTAAACTAAAATCTTTAGTTAATTCTTTGTAATGAGAAAATACAGGAAAATCCAGATTTTTAAATTCCTTAAAAGAAGATAAAATATGTAAAAATGATTTTTCAATATGAATTTCTATTGAATGACTAGATGCATAGCCTATGAACTGATTTAAATATGAAATATTATTTGCTACAAATTTTTGTCCATATACGGCTATTTTCATTTTGATTTTTTCACAATAAACTAAAAAAAAATTACGAATTTATATAATAAATGTACAAAAAAGATTAATTAATTTTTTTTTTTAATTAAATTTGTTTTTATGAAAAGGAAAGAAATATGAAAAAATCTTTATTTCCTGCTAAAATATTATTATTTGGAGAATATGGAGTTATAAAAAATTCTAGTGGTCTTTCCATTCCTCATAATTTTTATAAAGGAACTTTAAAATTTCATTCTAAATTTAATTTAGATATATTATCCTCTAATTATGAAATTAAAAAATATTATAATTTTTTATACATTCTAGAAAAAAAAAACAAATCTTAACAAGATTAAATTTAAAAAAATTACATAAAGATATACAAAATGGAATATCCTTTCATTCAAATATACCACAAAGATATGGTATAGGAAGTTCTGGAGCATTAGTTGCGGCTATTTATGATAAATATGCAAAAAATAAATGTCATGAAAATATAGTTTTTTTAAAAAAAATATTTAGTCAAATGGAATCTTTTTTTCATGGAAAAAGTTCCGGAATAGATCCTTTAATTTGTTATTTAAATTTACCTATACTTATTCGTTCAGAAACAGATATTTCTACTATAGTACTTCCAAAAAAAAATAAGGGGGAAGGTGCTATTTTTTTATTAAATTCGGGTATTCCTAGTAAAACGGCTTCTATGATAAAAATTTTTTTTGGAAAATTAAAATACCATAATTTTAAAAAAATTTTAAAAGAAGAATTTATAAAATATAATGAAAAATGTATTGAAGCTTTTTTAAAAGAAGATTTCAAAATTTTGTTAAAAAATGTAAAAAGACTCTCTATTTGGGTATTTCATCATTTTCGTCCCATGATACCAAAAAATTTTTGTAAAATATGGGAAGAAGGAATATTCCATAATCTTCATTATTTTAAATTGTGTGGTTCTGGAGGGGGAGGTTTTATTTTAGGATTTACTTCAAATTATGATTTATCCAAAAAAAGATTAAAAAAATATACAATGGAAGTCCTTTTTCGTTTTTAATTTTCATAAAAATGCATGATAACAATAAAATTAGATTAAACCAGTACTTATCTCATGCAGGGATTTCTTCCAGAAGAAAAGCAGATAAACTTATTCAATCTGGTGTTATAGAAGTTAATGGGATCCCTATTAATAAATTAGGAACTACTATTAATACAAATGATATTGTTACATTTAATGGATCAAAAATTAAAACTAAAAATAAAATTTATATACTACTTAATAAACCCAAAGGATTTATTACCTCAACACAGGATGAATTTAATAGGAAAACAGTAATGAATTTAATTTCAAATTATTCTGAATATAAAATTTTTCCTG of the Blattabacterium cuenoti genome contains:
- the secD gene encoding protein translocase subunit SecD, producing MRIRNFFTVFVTIILTTICLYYILSSIYFFDTKLLKNNKKTLNLGLDLKGGISMILDISEKDLLKKLSENSKNYIFLKALENADKKKKENPNIDYLSYFINDINNKKINLSSPNLFGNRSNIENIDLNSSNTEVEKFIRKKIESSIISTQNILISRIDQFGIIQPNIQRIKNSNRILIELSGIKNIDRIKNILEKKAKLHFFETYNFNEIFPYFNVINNFFNKKLNNNIKKKSFIDILNISYIKDTNTIGLVHKKYKKIISEFLNSTEATNALPYNLHNIKFLWGHKSVSNDDFFTLFAVKKNDEEMSSSLTGDMVTRAYKSFGSFDEISINIKMNQEGTKKWKIFTEKNIGRGIAIVLDDLVYTCPVVKSVIPNGISQISGRFSIQESNDLVNVLNAGELPTSVKIVQTSIVGPSLGKESIQKGVKSFLIALFFVFFWMIFYYLIPGLYANIVLIFNIIFIFGVLISINAVLTFPGIAGVILTLAISMDGHILIYERIKENIKNKIPITTSINDSYTFKGALSSILDGQITTLLCGIILFYFGIGPIRGFSTTLIIGIIISVFTSTCLGRLFLEWHLKKNPNIIFYNKIFVFIFHKIMNIQWDFLSKRKWFYMISSALLIISIYSIIFKGLNLGLDFVGGRSYVIIFDRKIIPEKISEILSKTFIENNKPSFPHVKTFGQKNKLKIVTKYKIWEENNKVDEEILKKMFFALKNYFPIDFNDFKNIKKNKYLGLLSSEKVGPLIAKKLIYKSFISIIISLIGIFFYIFIRFKKWQFGLGAVVSLIHDSIIVLGIFSFFQKKFPIMEIDQNFIAALLTIIGYSINDTVIVYDKIRKISVKKIFTKNVVNNGISNSISRTINTSFLTLLVISILLLFGGLAIRSFMFALFIGVSIGTYSSIFIAPSIVYDCCKIKI
- a CDS encoding Sec-independent protein translocase subunit TatA/TatB; the protein is MKNFLFISIEESFFIIFVAILIFGPKKIPDIARGLGEGIRYFKNAKEKIKNEIIMQNNINKPIKDKKIKKNIPPYSIKRNNN
- a CDS encoding SurA N-terminal domain-containing protein, producing the protein MSFLEKIRKNTWFIFLFIGISLIFFILDPNFLLKFFYKNSNVIGKVNGENISVKEYLDCFQFLKRFREEEPDFYLKNDAWKLLVNEKVLNQQAVKLGIQNTKKDFWNAIKKQSIYSKIIDFQDKKGKMDIKKFQLYLKNLEKLSRNVTSITPQIEEEKNIWDYEKNNIKKRIIARKYVEMLMYGFNTSSIEAELNYKNKNFFSIIDYIFIPYSEIEKKYNSISNNDICNYIKKNKFLYKKEDLRSLSFVIFRSHPSLFDEKNMDYKMKKLFYKFKDSNHHSIIVSNQSEKPFDSNFYLKKNLPPIFQNFVKNNNSIGSMFGPVKENNIYIMAKLTGKKMIHNSVLSSHILISHKEAIRYYNSRTKKEAEKIAKKIYNTIKKNPNRFNYLVEKKSDDFMNAKINKGSLGWMKYGEQNFPGKFDIFSSENKIGMIGITETKFGYHIIKIDNKKDIKPVYQFAIIIKTLFPSKKTEKMFHKNIVKFVEKNKNSNLNTFINNARKKRYETIFLEEVKNNQWNINGLNTELDKKIINWSYEKNRKKGDIKIFSTANKDYIIVILSKIQKKGISIEKIKNNLTPYLINNKLKIYFNKIIKNELIHKNLENIALHFSKKINKFYKINFYNSIINNCKEPKIVGYAFSSKLYETSNPILGNSGVFFIRPLKRFSTYTYKNPSSISYERELLNSFLSKNILEKLGDVLIEKSKIKDYRKNY
- a CDS encoding hemolysin family protein, whose product is MIFYISIVFITILISAFFSGMEMALISSSLFQIELEKKKDSFRSKLLSKSINDPKKFITTMLIGNTISLVIYGIYMGKLFFSILPKEFFDNSLWIFFLETVFSATVILIMGEFIPKIIFSVYSNELLSLFIVPAYIICKIFSPITNSVIWISNVFLKILGEKENNKKKIFDKEDLIYFLSENIENDVKEKGFVEFEIEIFHKALDFSEKKARECMVPRKEIISSNIRFFSMDNIRNLFTEKGLSKIVIYQDNIDNIIGYIHYLELLKKPKNIESIIRSVELVYVTTPVREIMDLLIRKKRSIAIVLDEYGGTAGMITIEDILEEFIGDIKDEHDENILLDKKLNDKKFLFSARLEIDFINAKYNIDLPKSEKYETLGGLIVTYTGNIPKYGEIIIINKNFYIEIKKVSKNKIEEVFLQKNL
- a CDS encoding OmpH family outer membrane protein, with the translated sequence MKKNTIFYFLLFFFLFGYSFFSFSKECYQKIVCLNSMVLIEKMPEFSIAQKELDKISKMHENILDKLAKEFHKKAEKFKKNKNPILKKELEILQARAHAYQKIAADDLTNQQNKLLNPIYKKIENAINKVINKDKNIIRVDDCSPGKGVIVNKGGDITEEVKKELGI